ATCGGAGTACAGAATCTGGTAATCAAAAATTGTCAATATTTTTAACTGCATTCGCTGCGGGCTCTAAAGTTACGGGAAATACATTGGAAACATGTCCAGATTTCCAAGGTAATGTTGTCGAACTAAATTGGTTGGTAATTAGTCATACAGATATATAGAGTCAATATATTAATTATATTGGGCATGCAAAACAATGCATAACCAAGCCAGCCAGCGGACCTCCGTTCCAGCCTTTGAATTTTGTGCTTTAGCTACGCTAGCACAAAATTCAACGGCCTACACTGCGGCCCCTGCTGCGCGGCGTTATACCGCGTCGACTAGGTTTTTTATCAAGTGTAGCGCGGAATGTGGAAATAGGTTTTAACGAGCATTTTGGGTATATCGGTTCGCTTAGAGTGGAGGTTTATTTGGCTGTGGCGTGTCGAAAAGGTGGTGGTACTCAATATTGAGTTCATCGCAGGGTATGTGCCACCGTTGCCTGGGTTTCGTCGTGTATAAAAGTGCCAAGAAACCTTTTGAAAAGTAATGTGGCTTTGTTCAGAGTCCGTTCACAACGAACATTGCCGATTTTAACTTTGGTAGCTTTGTTTGGTTTGGTATTTCACTGTGGTTTTGGCTGTGTTGCTTTATAACCAGTCGGTCAACTTGACACAGCCTGCTACGCGCCTTTTTGGGGTGGCTACGCCACTTTACCCCAAAAAACCACTCCACAAGCCGTGCAAGTTACCTCAGCGTTATACCGCGTCGAGTGGGTTTTTTAGCGAGTGCAGCGTGAAAATTAGTAAAGGGTCTTAGCGCACATTTTGGGGTTATCGGTTCGCAAGGTTTTAGGTTTTGTTGGCTCTAGCGCGTAGCAAGGTTAGTGGTACTCACTATTTAGTTTATCTCAGGGTATGTGCCACCATTGCTAGAAATTCGTAATCCATAAAAGTGCCAAGAAACCTTTGGAAAGTATAGTGGCTTCGTTCTTCATGGGTTCCCAAAGTGCGGAGTAGAATTTGAATTAGGTGGCTCTGTTCGGCGCGCTTTTGCGCAGGGAGTTAGGTAGTGTCGCTTTATAACCAATCGGTCAACTTGACACAGCCTGCTACGTGCCTTTTTGGGGTGGCTGCGCCACTGTACCCCAAAAGCCACTCCACAGGCCGTGCAAGTTACCTCAGCGTTATACCGCGTCGAGTAGGTTTTTTATCAAGTGTAGCGCGAAATGTGGAAATAGATTTTAACGAGCATTTTGGGTATATCGGTTCGCTTAGTGAGGAGGTTTATTTGGTTTTGGCGTGTCGAAAAGGTGGTGGTACTCAATATTGAGTTTTTCGCAAGGTATGTGCCACCGTTGCCTGGGTTTCGTCGTGTATAAAAGTGCCAAGAAACCTTTGGAAAGTATTGTGGCTTCGTTCTTCATGGGTTCCCAAAGTGCGGAGTAGAATTTAAATTAGGTGGCTCCGTTCGGTGCGCTTTCGCGCAGGGAGTTAGGTAGTGTCGCTTTATAACCAATCGGTCAACTTGACACAGCCTGCTACGCGCCTTTTTGGGGTGGCTGCGCCACTTTACCCCAAAAAGCCACTCCGCAAGCCGTGCAAGTTACCTCAGCGTTATACAACCCATGGAATTGGTCGCTAAACGCGGTTCTTTGGGAAATTATCGCGGAATTTAAAGAAAGTGGTTCCGCTATTTAGGAACGCAACCGCCGCCTTCGGCCGCGAATGTTAGTGTTAAGTAGCTTCGTTCCTGGAGGGGTAAAACGGTAAAACAAAATTGCTCTAAGTTAATTGTAACTTGGGGCTTATTGCCGGTAGCAATATTGTTTTACCTCGTCGCGGTGTAAGTTCGTGGCTGGTCAGCTTCGTTCTTTGTGCTAAAGAAATAAGTTGTGCGGTAAGCTTCGGGTTTATCGCACAGTCACAGTAAAGTCAGGTTGGTTTTAGTGCGGTGGTAAGAGCAAAGTGGGTTGTCTAACCAGTTGCTCCACACTCGCCCCAACAAGTTGGGGCTGGACCTCCGTTGCTACGCAACTCCGGCCTGTGAGCAAAGCGTTAAGAGCTATCCATGTATCAAAATTTTTTGCTTATGCCAACAGTTTTGAAATTTATGACAGTGCACGCTATGGCTTGCTCTTTTTTCTTGTTGGTTGCAGTTATTCCTGGTGTACCTTTTACTGTAAACGGTGAGGTACTCAGTTATAAAGAAGCGTGGGAGAGTGGCTACAGTGTTAATCTCTTGGTTATTGGAGTGGTAATGCCTATTTTAGCGGTGCAACTGCTTGCGCGCCGGAAATATTGCAGACAGCTGTACACCGCTGCTAGTGCATGTGTCCTAATCTTGCCTTACCTATATTGGCAGCAATACGCGCTGGCCATGCTTGGCTTGGCATGTACATTGGTAATTACGCTCTATTTGTTTAAAAATGGTCGGGTCCTGGCTTATTTTGGCTCCTGACTTCAAGTTTGAAGTGCAACAGATGTAATTAAATTCCATAAAAAATATCCTCTGGAGTTTTATAGTCATGTCGTTTTCGTGGACGCTGGTTCAGTTGATCAGCAATTCTGTCACACTGCTGCTGAGTCAGTGAAGCCATTGAGCATCCACGGGGGAGATACTGTCGAATGAGGCCGTTGAGATTTTCGTTCGAACCGCGCTCCCAAGAGTGGTAAGGATTCGCAAAATAGAAGTCAACATCGTGGACGGCTTCTATAGCCTTGTATTGGTTGAATTCGGTTCCGTTATCGGCGGTGATGGTTTTGAATGACTCGGGGTTTCTGTTAATTAGCATCGAAACTCGCTTGTTCAGGCTGTCAGTGGTGCGGTCTTTAAGTTTACCTATCATGACAAACCCTGATTTACGTTCGTTGATAGTAACGATACAGTCTTTTGAGGCACGGCTTACAACGGTATCGATTTCCCAATGCCCTTTGTATCGCCGTGTTTCGACGGCCTTTGGGCGTTCCGAGATGTGACGTTTACCGGCGAGCCTACCGCGGCTATCGCTGGAGTTATGGCGCTTGCGGCGCTTTTT
The DNA window shown above is from Alteromonadaceae bacterium 2753L.S.0a.02 and carries:
- a CDS encoding IS30 family transposase, with the protein product MNKYVQLTQDERVLMSYLRWQGLPYAKIAAQLGRHRSTIYREFKRNSCHHIDGAYRPSKAQRRTRARRSRSRRNAQFTSADFAIICQYLKQKWSPEQVSGYLRRQGLRAPSYETIYRYIWNDKFYGGDMYKYLRQSIKKRRKRHNSSDSRGRLAGKRHISERPKAVETRRYKGHWEIDTVVSRASKDCIVTINERKSGFVMIGKLKDRTTDSLNKRVSMLINRNPESFKTITADNGTEFNQYKAIEAVHDVDFYFANPYHSWERGSNENLNGLIRQYLPRGCSMASLTQQQCDRIADQLNQRPRKRHDYKTPEDIFYGI